A window of the Archocentrus centrarchus isolate MPI-CPG fArcCen1 chromosome 9, fArcCen1, whole genome shotgun sequence genome harbors these coding sequences:
- the igsf9b gene encoding uncharacterized protein igsf9b isoform X1, whose amino-acid sequence MGLERQWLQAVTTAVAICLLSVSQVTASLVRAREGSSAELSCSLTPTSREATTTSLFPLHVVEWVRLGYNVPVLIKFGVYAPRVHPNYKGRVSLTRGASLLIERLTLEDEGWFECRILLLESKTDDFQNGTWTFLSITAPPVFIKTPPTFVEVLLGDSLTLSCGAHGNPRPTVVWHKDESPIEKHEKIKVLNGTLSLASVTRNISGVYKCHVSNSEGNLTHYTQLQVKGPPIIIISPEDTTLNMSQDAVLQCQADAYPSNLTYEWLKQGQNVYHIESLKSRVKVLVDGTLLIPNLIPEDAGNYTCIPTNGLLSPPSASAHLKVKHPARVGRMPRETYLPVGMEGVIVCPVQADPPVLYVNWTKDGNILNPDNYPGWMVNSEGSVFIATANDNAVGMYTCTPYNSYGTMGQSQPTQVILKDPPSFRVPPRPEYFQEVGRELIIPCEASGDPAPNITWSKIGATPRSPYTVLANGSLLLQPVSKDHHGGWECLATNRVATVSAGTVVMVLGTSPHAVSSVSVTTEMNQANVSWVPGFDGGFTQKFTVWVKQASRGKHEWASLPVPTSKNYLLVTGLLPGTGYQFSVLPQNKLGSGPFSEIITVRTQAVPTEAPTAVTTLPILDPPLFLSANRTEQGVLLQWFPPEAPFSPLTGYVLQARRDQGQWVILSSNISANQSELLVQGLLRDSNYDLRLMSRCNKVLSEPSESVNVSTVGMEIYPLRPSFLEVIPEPLLAGVLGGVCFLFVAIVLSLVTACYMSHRRQRRRRKRRQDLPSALQKSTSQEPHSPPRSPDSVLKLKLCPPLPFFPNSSCSQSDRSSFDKGSRGEYHDQRKQLLSNSSPPPHYTLFESHLGSQGSSPTALESISRGPDGRFIVQPLPEGSSPSNKKNLKKNVLQSNGGASGSGSNRTSFRDSPKSSILSSEKDERKDSPLTVDVPALSRPLSSPGRVRAMARNFSRHGCFYSDDEQSSEALLERASFYSDNSEKKPSDPLRRYRMTGHTEDLLPSLGRRTKLLDRDADRLQPSGYHLMESQLTNNSTLVSQLDSELERDSINKCVQLAKEREEMERELKSYTANQRSWRRNEHQTNKTESPQRDEPESEEEPIWKPQDVSIRQKHRPSGQTSRISDYRRACYFGNTSSPMNRLPTSHIQWDISPVTSVTSLIPVQTPQETPRSQRPRLCRETMEDSLAVDSSRSPATQSTSVPMVSPDVTSETPALCVDEPDRAQSLSHQGDPNICMKSINEQDIREKTQDESVAARRSRHSYAYGGPHPWESASKSPSLTSERPECSASSPHNQPERPAEVGCTATRDASPCSYSTLPCEHYKVDPKAKDRETFVQDDQRSSGLYSELEKEGIRARSRKSDRCLFSDSPSPISSLTLVEEVESDQSQFSVPRMSDSFKAKPAAPSPKMSPLQTSAILEYLSLPGFIEMSVDEPVEEVTDTAGESSEKSVVAKPDVVPKNWEVHVQENRESGSNQEEVVCFKQTHSAGTAETSFGTSKKQDYGRSHHVEARVRFPDDPRPSSPGPEKTSKQLYDEKTKIRVGNKSTDRPESRLGSRSAHTLFSAAKGMADIVSKHSQSFVDSSESLSEQSQRQASQGSRTNNIVSRITQAPVPFLKKSLSIGPCRTLSGMGQPRPFLKKSISLGPQRWEHFESPRTYISERCYWDEIPNPDVRVKSYSLGRTPPSLPRPGPSWREYVPFRRPSMGSLERPHHAQRSLTSPSYLTPALYPPRQTSVSPMMEPSDPRRQATVFPESSRWSPTYPETLRAAQHKYVPMPSSIPIPQYQHQHWAGSRGEGLKLMDSRRGPPRSYLPRGISWPSPYYAPFPPREGESYRQPDRMMGRGGETEIREGREIREGGRASYASQSSGRGSAGLFRQSLSITPTLLSSPETTEENERHRVDMDLPERRAKRRNTSVDESYEWDSADACVDSEVLEATKFDQSKAGLRRGKGGLRYEQAGGLQDQRHKGPSPSVSPPVFSPPRCQFSRSLSEARFNALRLEYQEYRRAQESICSLEPCVTPGHDSDSDSNSALL is encoded by the exons GCCGTGTGTCTCTGACCCGGGGTGCGTCTCTGCTGATAGAACGGCTGACCCTGGAGGACGAGGGCTGGTTCGAATGCCGCATCCTGCTCCTGGAGAGCAAAACTGACGACTTTCAAAATGGCACATGGACCTTCCTCTCCATCACAG ctCCACCTGTGTTTATTAAGACACCACCAACTTTTGTGGAGGTTCTGCTCGGAGACAGTCTGACTCTCAGCTGTGGAGCCCATGGCAACCCTCGACCAACTGTTGTCTGGCATAAAGATGAGAGCCCAattgagaaacatgaaaaaataaaa GTGCTCAATGGTACCTTGTCTTTGGCCTCTGTCACGCGAAATATTTCTGGAGTGTATAAATGTCACGTGTCCAACTCAGAGGGGAACTTGACCCACTATACgcagctgcaggtcaaag GTCCTCCAATCATCATCATTTCCCCAGAGGACACCACTCTCAACATGTCCCAGGATGCAGTTCTGCAGTGCCAGGCTGATGCCTACCCGTCAAACCTCACATACGAATGGTTGAAACAAGGACAGAATGTTTACCATATTGA ATCACTTAAGTCCCGAGTGAAGGTTTTGGTGGATGGAACACTTCTTATCCCTAATCTCATCCCAGAAGATGCTGGCAACTACACCTGCATCCCAACTAATGGGTTACTGAGCCCACCCTCAGCCTCTGCTCATCTGAAAGTGAAAC ATCCTGCACGTGTAGGCCGAATGCCGCGGGAAACATATTTGCCTGTAGGCATGGAGGGGGTCATCGTCTGCCCAGTCCAGGCTGATCCACCTGTCTTGTACGTCAACTGGACCAAAGACGGGAACATTTTAAATCCTGATAAT TAcccaggttggatggtgaactcTGAGGGCTCAGTATTTATAGCAACAGCCAATGACAATGCTGTGGGTATGTACACCTGTACGCCTTATAACAGCTATGGCACCATGGGCCAATCTCAACCCACCCAAGTCATTTTAAAG GACCCGCCATCGTTTCGCGTGCCCCCTCGGCCTGAGTATTTCCAGGAGGTGGGCCGAGAGTTGATCATCCCTTGTGAAGCCAGTGGAGACCCTGCTCCAAACATAACGTGGAGCAAG ATTGGCGCTACTCCGCGCTCCCCGTACACTGTGTTGGCTAACGGCTCCCTCCTGCTGCAGCCAGTTAGTAAAGATCACCACGGGGGTTGGGAGTGCTTGGCCACTAATCGTGTAGCGACTGTCAGTGCAGGCACTGTGGTCATGGTGCTGG GCACCAGCCCTCATGCTGTGTCCTCAGTGTCTGTCACCACAGAGATGAACCAGGCAAACGTGTCCTGGGTGCCTGGCTTTGATGGTGGATTTACCCAGAAATTCACCGTGTG gGTCAAGCAGGCATCCAGGGGGAAACATGAATGGGCGTCTTTGCCTGTGCCAACATCTAAAAACTACCTGCTTGTGACTGGGCTGCTTCCCGGCACTGGCTATCAGTTCAGTGTCCTACCTCAGAATAAGCTCGGCTCTGGTCCTTTTAGTGAAATTATAACTGTGCGAACTCAAG CTGTGCCAACAGAAGCACCTACAGCTGTCACCACTCTCCCAATTCTGGATCCTCCCTTATTCCTGTCAGCCAACAGGACTGAGCAAGGTGTTCTCCTGCAGTGGTTTCCTCCCGAAGCTCCGTTTTCTCCACTGACGGGTTATGTGCTGCAGGCCCGCAGGGATCAGGGGCAGTGGGTCATCCTCAGCAGCAACATCAGTGCCAATCAGAGTGAACTACTTGTTCAAGGACTGCTGAGG gATTCCAATTATGATCTGAGGCTAATGTCTCGCTGCAACAAAGTTCTCAGTGAGCCGAGTGAATCTGTCAATGTATCCACCGTAG GGATGGAAATTTACCCCTTGCGCCCAAGTTTCTTGGAGGTCATCCCTGAGCCGCTGTTGGCTGGTGTGTTGGGTGGAGTGTGCTTCCTGTTTGTGGCCATTGTTCTCTCTTTGGTGACAGCATGCTACATGAGTCACAGGAGACAACGTCGGCGCAGGAAAAGAAGACAAG ATCTGCCATCTGCCCTCCAGAAGAGCACATCTCAAGA ACCTCACTCACCACCTCGTAGCCCAGACAGTGTCCTGAAGTTGAAGCTGTGTCCACCACTTCCCTTCTTTCCCAACTCGTCCTGTTCACAGTCTGATCGGTCCTCATTTGATAAAGGGAGCCGTGGGGAATACCATGACCAGCGAAAGCAGCTCTTGTCCAATTCATCTCCTCCACCTCATTACACACTCTTTGAGAGCCACCTGGGTTCTCAGGGGTCCTCACCAACTGCTCTGGAGTCCATTTCCAGAGGCCCAGATGGACGCTTCATAGTCCAGCCACTGCCAGAGGGTTCTAGtccatcaaataaaaaaaatttgaagaaGAATGTCCTGCAAAGTAATGGTGGGGCAAGTGGCTCAGGAAGCAACAGGACATCATTCAGGGACTCTCCGAAGTCAAGCATTTTAAGCTCAGAAAAGGATGAGAGGAAGGATTCCCCTCTCACTGTGGACGTCCCAGCGCTGAGCAGGCCTCTGTCCTCCCCTGGAAGAGTACGGGCCATGGCCAGAAATTTCTCCCGTCATGGCTGCTTTTATTCTGATGACGAACAAAGCTCAGAGGCTCTTTTAGAAAGAGCTAGCTTTTATTCAGACAACAGTGAGAAGAAACCTAGTGATCCTCTGAGGAGGTATCGCATGACAGGACACACTGAAGACCTCCTGCCATCTTTGGGTAGGAGGACAAAGCTTCTGGATAGAGACGCAGACAGGCTCCAGCCTTCAGGCTATCACCTTATGGAGAGTCAGTTGACTAATAACAGCACCCTAGTCTCACAACTTGACAGTGAGCTGGAGAGGGATAGCATTAACAAGTGTGTCCAACTGGCAAAAGAGAGGGAAGAAATGGAGAGGGAGTTAAAGAGCTATACAGCCAATCAAAGAAGTTGGAGAAGAAATGAGCATCAGACTAATAAAACAGAAAGCCCTCAGAGGGATGAGCCTGAGTCAGAGGAAGAGCCTATATGGAAGCCACAAGATGTTAGTATCAGACAGAAACATAGGCCCTCGGGTCAGACAAGTCGGATATCTGATTATAGGAGAGCGTGCTACTTTGGCAACACAAGCAGTCCCATGAACCGGCTCCCCACATCTCACATTCAATGGGACATTAGCCCTGTaacatctgtcaccagccttaTTCCCGTGCAGACTCCTCAGGAGACGCCCAGGTCACAGCGTCCTCGCCTCTGTAGAGAAACCATGGAGGACTCACTTGCTGTTGATTCATCACGGTCTCCGGCCACCCAGAGCACCTCTGTCCCCATGGTCTCCCCTGACGTTACCTCTGAAACCCCTGCTTTATGTGTAGATGAACCAGATCGAGCCCAGTCATTGAGTCATCAGGGAGATCCAAATATATGCATGAAGTCCATCAATGAGCAGGACATAAGGGAAAAGACTCAGGACGAAAGTGTTGCTGCACGAAGGTCAAGGCATTCATATGCTTATGGAGGCCCTCATCCCTGGGAGTCAGCTTCCAAAAGTCCTTCATTAACCAGTGAGCGGCCTGAATGTTCTGCTTCCTCACCACATAATCAACCTGAGAGACCTGCAGAAGTAGGCTGCACAGCCACAAGGGATGCCAGTCCCTGTAGTTACTCTACTCTACCTTGTGAACATTACAAAGTGGATCCAAAGGCTAAAGACAGAGAGACTTTTGTCCAGGATGACCAGCGAAGTTCAGGACTTTACTCTGAGTTGGAGAAAGAAGGCATCCGAGCACGGTCCAGGAAGAGCGACAGATGCCTTTTCTCTGACAGCCCTAGCCCTATATCATCCTTAACTCTCGTGGAAGAGGTTGAGAGTGACCAGTCTCAATTTTCTGTCCCCAGGATGTCAGACTCCTTCAAGGCCAAGCCTGCAGCCCCATCTCCTAAAATGTCCCCACTCCAGACAAGTGCAATTCTCGAATATCTGAGCCTTCCCGGTTTTATTGAAATGAGCGTGGATGAGCCTGTGGAAGAAGTCACAGACACTGCCGGGGAAAGCTCAGAAAAATCAGTGGTGGCTAAACCTGATGTAGTTCCTAAAAATTGGGAGGTTCATGTTCAGGAAAACCGTGAAAGTGGCTCAAACCAAGAGGAGGTGGTTTGCTTTAAGCAAACTCATTCTGCAGGCACTGCTGAGACCAGCTTTGGAACTAGTAAAAAACAGGATTATGGACGTTCCCACCATGTGGAAGCTAGAGTAAGATTTCCTGATGACCCGAGACCATCCTCACCTGGTCCagaaaaaacaagcaagcaGCTCTATGATGAGAAAACAAAGATTCGGGTTGGGAATAAAAGCACAGACAGGCCTGAATCCAGACTTGGATCCAGGTCAGCTCACACTTTGTTCAGTGCAGCTAAAGGCATGGCAGATATAGTATCAAAACACTCACAGAGTTTTGTAGACAGTAGTGAGTCTTTATCAGAGCAATCCCAAAGACAAGCTTCTCAGGGCAGCAGGACTAATAACATTGTATCACGAATAACTCAAGCCCCTGTGCCATTTCTAAAGAAATCCTTAAGCATAGGTCCCTGCAGGACTCTCTCAGGCATGGGACAGCCTCGTCCTTTTCTAAAGAAATCTATCAGCCTGGGCCCCCAGAGGTGGGAACATTTCGAGAGCCCAAGGACTTATATTTCTGAGAGATGCTACTGGGACGAAATCCCAAACCCAGACGTCAGGGTGAAGTCCTACAGTTTGGGTCGCACACCGCCTTCCCTCCCCAGGCCAGGCCCTTCCTGGAGGGAGTATGTCCCATTCAGGCGTCCCAGCATGGGCAGCTTAGAGAGGCCTCATCACGCACAAAGATCGTTAACTAGTCCTTCCTACCTCACTCCTGCTTTGTACCCACCCAGACAAACCTCAGTCTCCCCAATGATGGAACCCTCCGATCCACGACGGCAAGCCACTGTTTTCCCAGAATCCTCCAGATGGTCCCCGACTTATCCTGAAACTCTGAGGGCAGCCCAACATAAATATGTCCCCATGCCCTCCTCTATTCCCATCCCCCAGTATCAGCACCAGCACTGGGCAGGATCCAGAGGGGAAGGTTTGAAACTCATGGACTCCAGGAGAGGTCCTCCAAGGTCCTACCTGCCCAGGGGCATTAGCTGGCCCTCACCTTACTACGCCCCCTTCCCACCACGAGAAGGAGAGAGCTACAGGCAGCCTGACAGGATgatggggaggggaggagagacTGAGATCCGGGAAGGCAGAGAGATCAGGGAGGGGGGCAGGGCCAGTTATGCCAGTCAGAGCAGTGGTAGAGGTAGTGCTGGACTCTTCCGACAGTCCCTGTCCATCACTCCCACGCTGCTCAGCTCCCCAGAAACCACAGAGGAAAATGAGCGGCACAGAGTTGACATGGATCTGCCTGAGAGGAGAGCGAAAAG AAGGAACACGTCAGTAGATGAGAGTTATGAGTGGGACTCTGCTGATGCCTGCGTGGACTCGGAGGTCCTGGAGGCCACAAAGTTTGATCAGTCAAAAGCAGGTTTACGGAGAGGGAAGGGGGGTCTTAGATATGAACAAGCTGGTGGCCTCCAGGATCAGCGGCACAAAG GCCCGTCTCCCTCAGTCAGCCCGCCAGTTTTCAGTCCACCTCGCTGCCAGTTCAGCCGCTCTCTAAGTGAAGCACGTTTCAACGCTCTGCGCCTGGAGTACCAAGAGTACAGGCGGGCTCAGGAATCCATCTGTTCCCTTGAGCCCTGCGTCACCCCTGGCCACGATTCAGACTCTGACTCCAACTCAGCGCTGCTCTAG